From a region of the Novipirellula aureliae genome:
- a CDS encoding Bax inhibitor-1/YccA family protein, with the protein MSQYSPYAPTGEMAAFASESARATFIRRTYAHLGGAVLALIAIEVVLFSIVPAATMDRLVGWMLGGYGWLLVLGAFMAVSWMARSWANSDSSVGLQYAGLGLYTFAEAILLLPLLYIAMRLDPQIPVMAAVVTAVVFAGLTAFVFTTRVDLAPWGKYLAVAGLVALGAIVAGIIFNFSLGILFSALMVALASGYILYDTSNILHHYRTDQHVAASLALFASVALLFWYILRIMMMFSSRD; encoded by the coding sequence ATGAGCCAGTACAGTCCTTACGCTCCTACAGGCGAGATGGCGGCATTTGCAAGCGAATCGGCTCGAGCAACCTTTATCCGTCGCACCTACGCCCATCTGGGCGGAGCCGTGTTGGCTCTAATCGCGATCGAAGTCGTATTGTTTTCGATCGTGCCCGCTGCCACGATGGATCGCTTGGTCGGATGGATGCTCGGTGGGTACGGGTGGCTGCTTGTCCTCGGAGCGTTCATGGCCGTCAGCTGGATGGCAAGAAGCTGGGCCAACAGTGACTCGTCGGTAGGACTACAATATGCAGGCTTGGGGCTTTACACCTTTGCCGAAGCCATCTTGTTGCTTCCGCTATTGTACATCGCAATGCGATTGGACCCGCAAATCCCAGTGATGGCGGCAGTCGTGACAGCGGTCGTCTTTGCAGGCTTGACCGCGTTCGTCTTTACCACCCGTGTCGACTTGGCCCCTTGGGGTAAATACTTGGCCGTCGCCGGATTGGTCGCACTTGGGGCCATCGTCGCCGGGATTATCTTCAATTTCTCGTTAGGCATTCTCTTTAGTGCCCTGATGGTCGCTTTAGCATCGGGGTACATTTTGTACGACACCTCCAACATCTTGCACCACTATCGAACGGACCAGCATGTTGCAGCATCGTTAGCGTTGTTCGCGTCGGTCGCTTTGCTGTTTTGGTACATTCTGCGGATCATGATGATGTTTTCAAGCCGCGATTAA
- a CDS encoding aldo/keto reductase: MKKRPLGLSNIDASVVGFGAWAAGGWTWGGQDDRESIRAIHAFLDAGGNLIDTAPIYGFGHSEEVVGKAITDRRDRVVLATKCTMRWDLNDEQKKRATRKFSTTEKIYDMPGEKSAKSFDVFIYGGADGIRQEVEQSLKRLQTDVIDLYQTHWQDDKVPIEEKMGVLQELKREGKIRAIGVSNATVDQIDQYQSFGQLDTDQEKYSMLDRDLESSNLAKCDQAGIAFLAYSPLGQGLLTGKIDPDRQYPDGDQRASKERFKPQNVRRVNSMLDTMRSVADQHQISIAQLTMAWTLAQTGCSHVLCGARNETQATDNAGAGAVSLSVDDLALVTQAVESYHGV; the protein is encoded by the coding sequence ATGAAGAAGCGACCACTTGGATTATCAAATATCGACGCGTCCGTCGTCGGATTCGGAGCTTGGGCAGCTGGCGGCTGGACGTGGGGCGGCCAGGACGACAGGGAATCGATTCGCGCCATTCATGCCTTCTTGGACGCTGGAGGCAATTTGATTGATACCGCTCCGATCTACGGGTTCGGGCACAGTGAAGAGGTTGTAGGAAAAGCGATCACCGACCGTCGTGATCGTGTCGTTCTGGCCACCAAATGTACGATGAGATGGGATCTGAATGATGAACAGAAAAAACGAGCGACAAGGAAATTCTCGACCACCGAAAAAATTTATGATATGCCCGGTGAAAAGTCGGCGAAAAGTTTTGACGTCTTTATCTACGGTGGAGCCGATGGGATTCGTCAAGAAGTTGAACAAAGTCTGAAACGATTGCAGACCGATGTGATCGATTTGTATCAGACCCATTGGCAAGATGACAAAGTCCCAATCGAAGAAAAGATGGGGGTACTGCAAGAACTCAAACGAGAAGGAAAGATTCGAGCAATCGGTGTATCGAACGCGACCGTCGATCAAATCGATCAGTATCAGAGTTTTGGGCAACTCGATACCGATCAAGAGAAGTACTCGATGCTGGATCGCGACCTGGAGTCCTCCAACTTGGCGAAATGTGACCAAGCTGGAATAGCGTTTCTAGCCTACAGCCCCCTCGGTCAAGGATTGTTGACAGGAAAAATTGATCCTGATCGTCAATATCCTGACGGTGATCAGCGAGCAAGCAAAGAGCGTTTCAAGCCACAGAACGTTCGCCGCGTCAACAGCATGCTCGATACCATGCGTTCGGTCGCCGATCAGCATCAGATTTCAATCGCCCAATTGACGATGGCCTGGACACTGGCTCAAACAGGATGTTCGCACGTTTTATGCGGAGCCCGAAATGAGACTCAAGCAACCGATAACGCTGGAGCAGGCGCGGTCTCGCTCAGTGTCGATGACTTGGCGTTGGTCACGCAAGCGGTCGAAAGCTATCACGGAGTTTAG
- a CDS encoding sulfatase-like hydrolase/transferase produces the protein MFRQLMIRMHLASLLLITTTAIAVAGDRPNILWLTSEDNNVNWVGCYGNPYAETPHIDELAREGFQYMNCYSDTPVCAPQRCTWITGVYALSLGTHPMRSRYPIPHESIKYYPDHLKAAGYFVGNSTKTDYNIGGRKDSSPWDTKKVDWQSLKNNQPFMMVINTTKSHESKAFGDIDQTEHDPQQVRLAKYHPDIADIRKNYAHYHDQVKKMDADIGDALAKLEQSGMADNTIVIYNSDHGGVLPRSKRFLYNSGIHCPLIIRVPEKFKHLRPAEPGTKIEDLVSFIDMPKTWLQICGIDPPRAMQGKVFLGDKKEPRDYQFSFRGRMDERIDNIRSVRDKRFLYIRNYMPYAPWGHHQDYLWNMKATQAWEAYHREGKTDAVTGRFFQTKPMEELYDMVADPDNVDNLIADPEYGEEVKRLSAQLDQWQLEIFDAGLLPESEVVRRSLDCGKTIYEMVRDPSLYDIAAYQNAAALALEQDPANLSVFYNNLNDEDAGVRYWAIVGCFNLQGRTPLDPVILHSALRDPSHHVRIMAAWTVYKEGDKAAAQACWNDLLENDSYAALMVLNVLDWTGDGFDPHIESIKACKTDMGGNVERIRKCILNGEM, from the coding sequence ATGTTTCGCCAGCTCATGATTAGAATGCACCTTGCTTCCCTGCTACTCATTACCACGACGGCTATTGCGGTCGCAGGCGATCGACCAAATATTTTGTGGTTGACCAGCGAAGACAACAATGTGAATTGGGTGGGATGTTACGGAAACCCCTATGCGGAGACCCCTCATATCGACGAACTTGCTCGAGAGGGTTTTCAGTATATGAATTGCTATTCTGATACGCCCGTTTGTGCGCCACAGCGTTGTACTTGGATCACTGGAGTTTATGCGCTTTCGTTGGGAACCCATCCCATGCGCAGCCGTTATCCGATACCTCATGAATCGATCAAGTACTATCCAGACCACTTAAAGGCGGCAGGCTATTTCGTCGGAAATTCCACCAAGACGGACTACAACATTGGAGGCCGCAAAGACAGCAGTCCTTGGGATACAAAGAAAGTTGATTGGCAATCGCTAAAGAACAACCAGCCGTTCATGATGGTTATCAATACAACCAAGTCACATGAATCGAAGGCGTTTGGTGATATCGATCAAACCGAACACGATCCGCAGCAAGTCCGACTTGCCAAATACCATCCTGACATTGCCGATATCCGCAAAAACTACGCTCACTATCACGATCAAGTAAAAAAGATGGATGCCGATATCGGCGATGCACTTGCGAAGCTTGAGCAAAGCGGGATGGCAGATAATACGATCGTCATTTACAACTCCGATCACGGAGGTGTTCTACCTCGTAGTAAGCGTTTTCTTTACAACAGCGGAATTCATTGCCCGCTCATCATCCGCGTTCCTGAAAAGTTCAAGCATCTTCGGCCAGCGGAGCCGGGAACGAAAATCGAGGATTTAGTCAGTTTTATCGACATGCCAAAAACCTGGCTGCAAATATGCGGAATTGACCCTCCCAGAGCAATGCAGGGAAAGGTTTTTCTGGGCGATAAAAAGGAACCACGCGATTACCAGTTTAGTTTCCGAGGCCGGATGGATGAGCGGATCGACAACATCCGGTCCGTTCGTGACAAACGCTTCTTGTACATTCGTAACTACATGCCCTACGCTCCTTGGGGACATCATCAAGATTACCTTTGGAACATGAAAGCAACCCAAGCTTGGGAAGCCTATCATCGTGAAGGGAAGACCGATGCCGTGACCGGTCGCTTCTTTCAAACCAAGCCGATGGAAGAGCTTTACGACATGGTCGCCGACCCTGACAATGTCGACAATTTGATTGCAGATCCCGAGTACGGTGAAGAGGTAAAGCGGTTGAGTGCACAACTCGACCAATGGCAACTCGAGATCTTTGACGCGGGATTGCTTCCCGAAAGCGAGGTCGTGCGGCGATCGCTCGATTGTGGAAAAACGATCTATGAAATGGTGCGTGACCCGTCATTGTACGACATCGCTGCCTACCAAAACGCTGCCGCCTTGGCGCTTGAACAAGATCCGGCGAACCTGTCCGTTTTTTATAACAACTTGAATGATGAAGACGCGGGCGTTCGCTATTGGGCAATCGTTGGTTGTTTCAATCTTCAAGGACGCACTCCACTTGATCCTGTCATCTTGCACTCGGCACTTCGCGATCCTTCGCACCACGTCCGCATCATGGCTGCCTGGACGGTGTACAAAGAAGGTGACAAGGCAGCGGCACAAGCATGTTGGAATGATCTACTTGAAAACGACTCGTACGCGGCTTTAATGGTGCTCAATGTACTCGATTGGACCGGCGATGGTTTTGATCCTCATATCGAGTCCATTAAAGCATGCAAAACCGATATGGGTGGGAACGTCGAGCGAATCCGAAAATGTATTCTGAATGGAGAGATGTAA